In Chlamydia serpentis, the following are encoded in one genomic region:
- the infB gene encoding translation initiation factor IF-2, producing the protein MEKVKLTKNLKLKIKNAQLTKAAGLDKLKQKLAQAGSSEPKSCAEKSSIKEKSVKVGTIANPNATVNTELAPAEPTSRRIRAKNRSSFSAEEESSALASLDKSENSSVSITDPEPQIEIIDEVIEESPIVNQFTEVPSEESNIPEPIVKEEEPEPKFVKPVEPKNVVMIKSKFGPTGKHINHLLAKTFKAPNKEEKSGTGSKSTKPVSGDKTAKPGSSETVESNNREKQFNPTSRTSPSAPRRDIGKKPLTDFRDRTKKSDDSVKVFTGRDRYGLNEGGEEDRWRKKRVYKQKKHYDEASIQRPTHIKISLPITVKDLAAEMKLKASEVIQKLFIHGMTYVVNDVLDSETTVQFIGLEFGCTIDIDYSEQDKLCLSYDTVKEEIQSTDPNKLVIRSPIVAFMGHVDHGKTTLIDSLRKSNIAATEAGAITQHMGAFCCTTPVGDITILDTPGHEAFSAMRARGAEVCDIVVLVVAGDEGIKEQTIEAIEHAKAANIAIVVAINKCDKPNFNSETVYRQLAEINLLPEAWGGTTVTINTSAKTGEGLPELLEMLALQAEILELKADPLARARGLVIESELHKGLGPVATILIQNGSLRLGEALVFNDCYGKVKTMHNEHNQLMQEAGPSVPVLITGLSDIPKAGDPFFVVKNEKTAKDIIQARSVGQQRFALQQKKRPNFDSMLQNKKTLKLMVKADVQGSIEALVSSISKIKSEKVDVEVLTSSVGEISESDIRLAAASKAVILGFHTGIESHAEPLIKSLGVQIELFSVIYHAIDAIKEIMTSLLDPIAEEKDEGSAEIKEIFKSSQVGSIYGCIVTEGIMTRNHKVRVLRNKEILWKGTLSSLKRVKEDVKEVRKGLECGILLEGYQQAQVGDVLQCYEVIYHPQKL; encoded by the coding sequence ATGGAGAAAGTAAAGTTGACGAAAAACCTAAAATTGAAGATTAAAAATGCTCAATTAACAAAAGCTGCTGGGCTGGATAAACTAAAACAAAAGCTTGCTCAAGCAGGATCTTCTGAACCTAAATCTTGTGCAGAAAAATCTTCTATAAAAGAAAAGTCTGTTAAGGTAGGTACTATTGCAAATCCTAATGCAACTGTAAATACAGAATTAGCTCCAGCTGAGCCTACTTCACGTCGCATTCGTGCCAAAAATCGTTCATCGTTCTCAGCTGAGGAAGAGTCTTCTGCTCTAGCTTCATTGGATAAATCTGAAAATTCTTCCGTATCAATAACGGATCCTGAGCCTCAGATAGAAATAATTGACGAGGTTATAGAAGAAAGTCCTATCGTTAATCAGTTTACAGAAGTTCCTTCAGAGGAATCCAACATCCCTGAACCAATAGTTAAAGAAGAAGAACCAGAGCCTAAGTTTGTGAAGCCTGTTGAGCCTAAAAATGTTGTTATGATTAAATCTAAGTTTGGCCCTACAGGTAAACATATTAATCATCTACTTGCAAAAACATTTAAGGCTCCTAATAAAGAAGAGAAGTCTGGAACCGGATCAAAAAGTACGAAACCAGTCTCTGGAGATAAAACCGCCAAACCAGGATCTTCTGAAACTGTTGAATCAAACAATCGAGAAAAACAATTCAATCCTACAAGTCGTACTTCGCCATCCGCTCCAAGAAGAGACATTGGGAAAAAACCCCTTACAGATTTTCGTGACCGCACTAAAAAATCAGATGATAGTGTTAAAGTGTTTACAGGAAGAGATCGCTATGGGTTAAATGAAGGTGGAGAAGAAGATAGATGGCGTAAAAAACGTGTTTATAAGCAAAAAAAACACTACGATGAAGCCTCAATTCAACGCCCTACACATATTAAAATTTCCTTGCCAATTACTGTAAAAGATCTAGCTGCAGAGATGAAGCTAAAAGCTTCGGAAGTTATCCAAAAGCTATTCATTCACGGAATGACTTACGTAGTCAATGATGTTCTAGATAGTGAAACTACAGTACAGTTTATCGGCTTAGAGTTTGGATGTACGATTGATATTGATTATTCTGAACAAGACAAATTATGTTTAAGTTATGATACGGTGAAAGAAGAAATTCAATCTACAGATCCTAACAAACTTGTTATTCGTTCCCCTATTGTAGCGTTTATGGGACATGTGGACCATGGAAAAACTACGCTAATTGACTCCTTAAGAAAAAGTAACATTGCAGCAACAGAAGCTGGTGCCATTACACAACACATGGGAGCCTTTTGTTGTACAACACCAGTTGGTGACATAACCATTTTAGATACTCCCGGTCATGAAGCCTTCTCAGCAATGCGAGCTCGAGGAGCTGAAGTTTGCGACATTGTTGTACTTGTAGTCGCTGGAGATGAAGGAATTAAAGAACAGACTATCGAGGCTATCGAACATGCAAAAGCTGCTAATATTGCTATTGTTGTAGCTATCAATAAATGTGATAAACCTAACTTTAATTCAGAAACAGTTTATAGACAGCTTGCAGAAATTAATCTTTTGCCCGAAGCCTGGGGAGGAACTACTGTCACAATAAATACTTCGGCAAAAACAGGAGAAGGTCTTCCAGAGCTTTTAGAAATGCTAGCCTTACAGGCAGAAATCTTGGAATTAAAAGCTGATCCTTTAGCTCGTGCACGAGGACTCGTTATTGAATCAGAATTACATAAAGGTCTGGGACCTGTTGCGACTATTTTAATTCAAAACGGAAGCTTGAGACTTGGAGAGGCTCTAGTATTTAACGATTGCTACGGCAAAGTTAAGACCATGCATAATGAACATAATCAATTGATGCAAGAAGCTGGGCCATCTGTTCCAGTTCTAATTACAGGACTATCAGATATCCCTAAAGCAGGAGATCCCTTCTTTGTTGTTAAAAATGAGAAAACCGCTAAAGACATTATTCAAGCTAGATCTGTAGGTCAACAGCGTTTTGCTTTACAACAAAAGAAACGACCTAATTTTGATTCTATGTTACAAAATAAAAAGACATTAAAGCTAATGGTCAAGGCAGATGTACAAGGATCCATAGAGGCATTAGTAAGTTCGATATCTAAGATTAAGTCTGAAAAGGTTGACGTTGAGGTTTTAACAAGTAGCGTAGGTGAAATTTCAGAGTCAGACATTCGTTTAGCTGCAGCTTCTAAAGCAGTAATCCTTGGTTTTCATACAGGAATAGAAAGTCACGCTGAGCCTTTAATTAAGAGCTTAGGAGTGCAAATTGAGCTTTTCAGTGTTATTTATCATGCTATAGATGCGATTAAAGAAATAATGACTTCTCTATTAGATCCTATTGCTGAAGAAAAAGATGAGGGTTCCGCTGAAATTAAGGAAATCTTTAAATCTTCACAAGTAGGGTCTATTTACGGTTGCATAGTTACTGAAGGAATTATGACTCGCAATCATAAAGTCCGTGTCCTACGCAATAAAGAAATTCTTTGGAAAGGCACGCTTTCGTCATTAAAACGAGTTAAAGAGGATGTTAAAGAAGTTCGCAAAGGCTTAGAGTGCGGAATTTTACTAGAGGGATATCAACAAGCTCAAGTAGGTGATGTTCTACAATGTTATGAAGTTATCTATCACCCACAAAAACTATAA
- the rbfA gene encoding 30S ribosome-binding factor RbfA — protein sequence MTESRRIKRVNALLQEAIAKVILKDVKHPKISNLWITVTRVSLSKDLHSARVYVSVMPHENTKEEALGALKASAGFIAHKASKNVVLKYFPELHFYIDDIFSPQDYIENLLWQIQEKEKS from the coding sequence ATGACAGAAAGTAGGCGTATTAAACGGGTAAATGCTTTGCTCCAAGAAGCTATTGCTAAGGTGATTTTAAAAGACGTTAAGCACCCCAAAATTTCTAATCTTTGGATTACGGTTACTCGTGTTTCCCTATCCAAAGATTTGCATTCTGCGCGTGTTTATGTATCTGTTATGCCGCATGAGAATACCAAAGAAGAAGCTTTAGGAGCTCTAAAAGCATCTGCTGGTTTTATTGCTCATAAGGCTTCAAAAAATGTAGTACTTAAATATTTTCCAGAACTTCATTTTTATATCGATGATATTTTTTCTCCTCAAGATTATATAGAAAACCTGCTCTGGCAGATTCAAGAGAAAGAAAAGAGTTAG
- the truB gene encoding tRNA pseudouridine(55) synthase TruB, producing the protein MDLAVELKEGILLVDKPQGRTSFSLIRALTKLIGVKKIGHAGTLDPFATGVMVMLIGRKFTRLSDILLFEDKEYEAIAHLGTTTDSYDCDGKVVGRSKKIPSSEEILSAAEYFQGEIQQLPPMFSAKKVQGKKLYEYARKGLSIERNHSTVQVHLEITKYEYPLLHFLVRCSKGTYIRSIAHELGTMLGCGAYLKQLRRLRSGGFSIDQCIDGNLLDYPDFDISPYLRDTHGNSL; encoded by the coding sequence ATGGATCTCGCAGTAGAATTAAAAGAGGGTATTCTTCTTGTAGACAAGCCTCAAGGTAGAACTTCATTTAGCCTTATTCGTGCTTTAACCAAGTTAATAGGCGTTAAAAAAATTGGTCATGCAGGAACTCTAGATCCTTTTGCTACTGGCGTTATGGTCATGTTGATTGGCCGAAAGTTTACAAGGCTTTCCGATATTTTACTTTTTGAAGATAAGGAATATGAAGCTATTGCTCATTTAGGAACTACTACCGATTCATATGATTGTGATGGTAAAGTAGTAGGGAGATCTAAGAAGATTCCTAGCTCTGAAGAAATTTTATCTGCTGCTGAATATTTTCAAGGAGAGATTCAGCAACTCCCCCCAATGTTTTCCGCAAAAAAAGTCCAAGGAAAAAAGCTATACGAGTATGCTAGAAAAGGCTTGTCTATAGAACGCAACCATTCTACAGTGCAAGTCCATTTAGAAATTACTAAATATGAGTATCCTTTATTACATTTTCTAGTGCGCTGCAGTAAAGGAACTTATATTCGCAGCATTGCTCACGAACTCGGGACTATGTTGGGTTGTGGAGCTTATCTTAAACAATTACGCCGTTTACGTAGTGGAGGTTTTTCGATAGATCAATGTATCGACGGGAACCTATTAGACTATCCTGATTTCGATATTTCTCCCTACTTAAGAGATACCCATGGAAATAGCCTATAG
- a CDS encoding bifunctional riboflavin kinase/FAD synthetase has translation MEIAYSLASSFSIDSVTVGFFDGCHLGHSKLLSVLTSYPGSSGIITFDTHPQKVLSLAPIKLINTTDERLNLLQMVPVDWLGVLTFDENFAHQSAKEFISLLYDSLKCKRLILGYDSCIGKEKQNDTHVLRSLGKSFDIEIIRVPPYHIGEVVVSSKVIRQFLIEGNLELAKRFLGRPYKLSGIITKGSGIGSTLGFPTINLRVEESLLPFGVYACEVLYEGTIRLGIMNLGTAPTFGRESLCLEAHIFSFSQNLYGEKVSIIPRKFLRKEQKFQSQEALTKAIEQDILHAQNFFNYEERG, from the coding sequence ATGGAAATAGCCTATAGTTTAGCGTCTTCTTTTTCTATAGATTCTGTAACTGTAGGTTTCTTCGACGGATGCCATCTAGGGCACAGCAAGCTTTTATCTGTTCTCACGTCTTACCCTGGATCCTCAGGAATTATTACTTTTGATACTCATCCGCAAAAAGTACTTTCTTTAGCCCCTATTAAACTGATTAATACAACAGACGAGCGCCTCAATTTGTTACAAATGGTCCCAGTAGACTGGTTAGGAGTCCTTACTTTTGATGAAAATTTTGCACACCAATCTGCCAAAGAATTTATCTCATTACTATATGATAGTTTAAAATGTAAACGCCTGATCTTAGGTTATGATTCTTGTATAGGAAAAGAAAAGCAGAATGATACGCATGTTCTTCGCTCTCTAGGTAAATCATTTGATATAGAGATTATTAGAGTTCCTCCCTACCACATTGGTGAAGTTGTTGTCTCTAGTAAAGTAATCCGTCAGTTTCTTATTGAAGGGAACCTTGAGCTTGCTAAGCGTTTTTTAGGTCGCCCCTATAAACTATCTGGAATAATAACTAAAGGCTCGGGAATAGGAAGTACTTTAGGATTTCCTACTATAAATCTTCGTGTGGAAGAAAGCCTACTTCCTTTTGGAGTTTATGCTTGTGAAGTGCTTTATGAAGGTACGATACGTTTAGGTATTATGAATTTAGGAACTGCCCCGACGTTCGGAAGGGAGTCCTTATGTCTAGAAGCCCATATTTTTTCCTTTTCTCAAAATCTATATGGGGAAAAAGTAAGCATCATTCCTAGAAAATTTCTTAGAAAAGAACAGAAATTTCAATCCCAAGAAGCTTTAACAAAAGCAATTGAACAAGATATTCTACATGCTCAGAATTTTTTTAATTATGAAGAAAGAGGATAG
- the ychF gene encoding redox-regulated ATPase YchF, translated as MSHTECGIIGLPNVGKSGLFNALTGAQVASCNYPFCTIDPNIGVVPVIDGRLETLAKISQSQKIVYADMKFVDIAGLVKGASDGAGLGNRFLSHIRETHAIAHVVRCFDDSDVTHVSGNVNPIEDIEVINLELIFSDFSSATSIRSKLEKLSKGKREVGALLPLFDKIIAHLEMGLPLRILDLSSEQIIALKPYPFLTMKPMFYIANVDEGSLPNMTNDYVAAVRQIASKENAQVVPICVRLEEEIVSLPLEERLEFLLSLGLEKSGLHRLVLAAYDTLGLISYFTTGPQETRAWTVAKGSSAWEAAGEIHTDIQKGFIRAEVITFEDMVECGGRAGARELGKLRIEGRDYIVHDGDTILFLHN; from the coding sequence ATGAGTCATACTGAATGTGGAATTATAGGGCTTCCTAATGTAGGAAAATCTGGCTTGTTTAATGCTTTAACAGGAGCTCAAGTAGCTTCTTGTAACTATCCGTTCTGTACTATTGATCCTAACATTGGCGTTGTTCCTGTTATTGATGGAAGACTAGAAACCCTAGCTAAGATTAGCCAAAGTCAGAAGATTGTTTATGCAGATATGAAATTTGTAGATATTGCGGGTCTGGTTAAAGGAGCTTCAGATGGTGCTGGTCTAGGGAATCGATTTCTTTCCCATATTCGAGAAACTCATGCGATTGCTCATGTAGTGCGGTGCTTCGATGATTCCGATGTAACCCATGTGTCTGGAAACGTCAATCCTATTGAAGATATTGAAGTTATTAATTTAGAGTTGATATTTTCTGACTTTTCCTCAGCAACTAGTATTCGTAGTAAACTAGAAAAATTATCTAAAGGAAAACGTGAAGTCGGAGCTCTGTTGCCTTTATTTGATAAAATTATTGCTCATTTAGAAATGGGGTTACCTTTACGTATTTTGGATTTGAGTTCAGAACAAATTATAGCCTTGAAGCCCTATCCATTTTTAACGATGAAGCCTATGTTTTATATAGCTAATGTGGATGAGGGCTCGCTCCCAAATATGACTAATGATTATGTTGCTGCTGTTAGGCAAATTGCATCTAAAGAAAATGCACAGGTCGTCCCTATCTGTGTTCGTCTAGAAGAAGAAATAGTCTCATTACCTCTTGAAGAACGTTTAGAGTTTCTTTTAAGCTTGGGTCTTGAAAAATCAGGATTGCACAGATTAGTGCTCGCTGCTTATGATACTCTAGGACTTATCTCTTATTTTACTACAGGTCCTCAGGAAACTCGAGCATGGACAGTAGCGAAAGGGTCTTCTGCTTGGGAGGCGGCTGGAGAAATTCATACGGATATTCAAAAGGGCTTTATACGTGCAGAAGTGATTACTTTCGAGGATATGGTAGAATGTGGGGGGCGAGCAGGAGCTCGTGAGCTTGGGAAATTACGCATAGAAGGACGCGATTACATAGTCCACGATGGCGATACTATCCTCTTTCTTCATAATTAA
- the sctU gene encoding type III secretion system export apparatus subunit SctU — MGEKTEKATPKRLRDARKKGQVAKSQDFPSAVTFIVSMFTAFSLSTFFFKHLGGFLVSMLSQAPTRHDPVITLFYLKNCLLLILTASLPLLGAVAVVGVIVGFLIVGPTFSTEVFKPDIKKFNPIDNIKQKFKIKTLIELIKSVLKIFGAALILYITLKSKVSLIIETAGVSPVITAQIFKEIFYKAVTSIGIFFLIVAVLDLVYQRHNFAKELKMEKFEVKQEFKDTEGNPEIKGRRRQIAQEIAYEDSSSQVKHASTVVSNPKDIAVAIGYMPEKYKAPWIIAMGINLRAKRILNEAEKYGIPIMRNVPLAHQLLDEGKELKFIPESTYEAIGEILLYITSLNAQNPNNQNTNQPDHL, encoded by the coding sequence ATGGGTGAAAAAACAGAAAAGGCCACCCCGAAGCGACTTAGAGATGCTCGGAAAAAAGGGCAAGTAGCAAAATCTCAAGATTTTCCTTCTGCTGTTACTTTTATTGTCTCGATGTTCACGGCTTTCTCCTTATCGACCTTTTTTTTTAAGCATTTAGGCGGTTTTCTTGTTTCTATGCTTTCCCAAGCTCCTACTCGCCATGATCCTGTAATTACTCTATTTTATCTTAAAAATTGTCTTCTTCTCATTTTAACAGCATCTCTTCCTCTTTTGGGAGCTGTTGCTGTTGTTGGTGTTATCGTAGGTTTTCTTATTGTAGGCCCTACATTTTCTACTGAGGTTTTTAAACCAGACATTAAGAAATTCAATCCCATTGATAATATCAAACAAAAATTTAAAATAAAAACTCTTATAGAACTGATTAAATCAGTTTTAAAAATTTTTGGAGCTGCCTTAATTCTATATATAACTTTAAAAAGCAAAGTCTCATTAATTATAGAAACCGCCGGGGTTTCCCCTGTGATTACGGCTCAAATCTTTAAAGAGATTTTCTACAAAGCAGTGACCTCGATAGGAATTTTCTTTTTAATCGTTGCTGTTCTCGACCTTGTATATCAACGCCATAATTTCGCTAAGGAATTAAAAATGGAGAAGTTTGAGGTTAAGCAAGAATTTAAAGATACAGAGGGTAATCCAGAGATTAAAGGTCGTCGGCGACAGATTGCTCAAGAAATTGCCTATGAAGATTCGTCATCGCAAGTAAAACATGCGAGTACTGTAGTCTCGAATCCTAAAGATATAGCTGTTGCTATCGGCTATATGCCTGAAAAATACAAAGCCCCATGGATCATTGCTATGGGGATTAATTTACGAGCTAAAAGGATCCTTAATGAAGCTGAGAAGTACGGTATTCCTATTATGCGTAATGTGCCTTTAGCACATCAACTTTTGGATGAAGGGAAAGAGTTGAAATTTATTCCTGAATCCACTTATGAAGCTATTGGAGAAATCCTTCTTTATATTACTTCACTTAATGCACAAAATCCTAATAACCAAAATACTAACCAACCTGACCACTTATAA
- the sctV gene encoding type III secretion system export apparatus subunit SctV encodes MNKLLNFVSRTLGGDAALNMINKSSDLLLAIWMMGVVLMIIIPLPPPIVDLMITINLSISVFLLMVALYIPSALQLSVFPSLLLITTMFRLGINISSSRQILLKAYAGHVIQAFGDFVVGGNYVVGFIIFLIITIIQFIVVTKGAERVAEVAARFRLDAMPGKQMAIDADLRAGMIDATQARDKRAQIQKESELYGAMDGAMKFIKGDVIAGIVISLINIVGGLTIGVAMHGMDLAQAAHVYTLLSIGDGLVSQIPSLLIALTAGIVTTRVSSDKNTNLGKEISTQLVKEPRALLLAGAATLGVGFFKGFPLWSFSILAAIFVALGILLMTKKSSAAKKGGAAGASTTVGAASEGAAAAGDNPDDYSLTLPVILELGKDLSKLIQNKTKSGQSFIDDMIPKMRQALYQDIGIRYPGIHVRTDSPSLEGYDYMILLNEVPYVRGKIPPNHVLTNEVEDNLSRYNLPFITYKNAAGLPSAWVSEDAKAILDKAAIKYWSPLEVIILHLSYFFHKSSQEFLGIQEVRSMIEFMERSFPDLVKEVTRLIPLQKLTEIFKRLVQEQISIKDLRTILESLSEWAQTEKDTVLLTEYVRSSLKLYISFKFSQGQSAISVYLLDPEIEEMIRGAIKQTSAGSYLALDPDSVNLILKSMRNTITPTPAGGQPPVLLTAIDVRRYVRKLIETEFPDIAVISYQEILPEIRIQPLGRIQIF; translated from the coding sequence ATGAATAAGCTACTTAATTTCGTCAGTAGAACACTTGGTGGCGATGCCGCCTTAAATATGATCAATAAGTCGAGCGATCTCCTTCTTGCTATTTGGATGATGGGTGTTGTCTTGATGATCATCATTCCTTTGCCTCCGCCTATCGTCGACTTAATGATCACGATCAATTTGTCGATATCAGTATTTTTATTGATGGTGGCTCTCTATATTCCAAGTGCCTTACAATTGTCCGTATTCCCCTCGTTATTGCTCATCACGACTATGTTCCGTTTGGGGATTAATATTTCCTCCTCTCGGCAAATTCTGCTTAAAGCATATGCCGGTCATGTAATTCAAGCTTTTGGAGACTTTGTAGTTGGAGGGAACTATGTAGTTGGCTTTATTATCTTCCTGATTATTACGATCATTCAGTTTATCGTAGTGACGAAGGGTGCAGAGCGAGTTGCTGAAGTTGCTGCTCGATTTCGATTGGATGCGATGCCTGGCAAACAGATGGCGATTGATGCGGACTTACGCGCTGGTATGATTGATGCCACACAAGCCCGTGATAAGCGAGCTCAAATCCAAAAGGAAAGTGAACTCTATGGAGCTATGGACGGTGCCATGAAGTTCATCAAAGGGGACGTTATTGCTGGTATTGTAATCTCCTTAATCAACATTGTTGGTGGATTGACAATTGGCGTTGCAATGCATGGCATGGATTTAGCTCAAGCAGCTCATGTTTATACCCTTTTGTCTATTGGGGATGGTTTAGTCTCACAAATTCCTTCCCTTTTGATTGCCCTAACAGCAGGTATAGTAACTACTCGTGTTTCAAGTGACAAAAACACCAACTTAGGCAAAGAAATTTCTACACAGTTGGTTAAAGAACCACGGGCTCTGCTCCTTGCAGGTGCTGCTACTTTAGGGGTTGGTTTCTTTAAAGGCTTTCCTCTATGGTCTTTCTCGATTTTAGCTGCAATTTTTGTTGCTCTTGGGATTCTTTTGATGACTAAAAAATCTTCGGCAGCCAAAAAAGGTGGTGCTGCAGGAGCTTCCACAACCGTAGGTGCTGCTAGCGAAGGTGCTGCTGCTGCTGGGGATAACCCTGACGACTATTCTCTAACTCTACCTGTAATTCTAGAACTCGGAAAAGATCTATCCAAGCTTATCCAAAACAAGACAAAATCAGGGCAAAGTTTTATTGATGATATGATTCCCAAAATGCGACAAGCTCTCTATCAAGACATTGGGATTCGCTATCCTGGTATTCATGTTCGAACAGATTCCCCTTCTTTGGAGGGCTATGACTATATGATTCTTCTTAATGAAGTTCCTTATGTCCGAGGTAAAATTCCTCCGAATCACGTATTGACTAATGAAGTTGAAGACAATCTAAGCCGTTATAATTTGCCTTTCATTACCTATAAAAACGCTGCGGGTCTACCTTCAGCATGGGTCAGCGAAGATGCTAAAGCTATTCTTGATAAGGCTGCAATTAAGTATTGGTCTCCCCTTGAAGTGATTATCCTTCACCTCTCTTACTTTTTCCATAAAAGCTCTCAGGAATTTTTAGGGATCCAAGAAGTGCGTTCTATGATTGAATTTATGGAACGCTCATTCCCTGACTTAGTTAAAGAGGTCACAAGGCTGATTCCACTTCAAAAGCTTACTGAGATCTTTAAGAGATTAGTCCAAGAACAAATTTCAATTAAAGACCTTCGCACTATCTTAGAATCTCTAAGTGAATGGGCTCAAACCGAAAAAGACACTGTTCTGCTTACAGAATATGTACGATCTTCTCTAAAGCTTTATATCAGCTTCAAGTTCTCTCAAGGTCAATCTGCAATTTCTGTTTACCTCTTAGACCCAGAAATTGAAGAAATGATTCGTGGAGCAATTAAGCAAACTTCAGCAGGTTCTTATCTTGCTTTGGATCCTGATTCTGTAAACCTGATCTTAAAATCCATGAGAAATACAATTACGCCAACTCCTGCAGGAGGTCAACCACCAGTATTATTGACAGCAATTGACGTAAGAAGATATGTACGAAAATTAATAGAAACAGAATTTCCTGATATTGCTGTGATTTCCTACCAAGAAATCCTACCAGAAATCCGCATCCAACCTTTGGGAAGAATTCAGATTTTCTAA
- the sctW gene encoding type III secretion system gatekeeper subunit SctW, which yields MAASGGTGGLGGTQNVNLAAVEAAAAKADAAEVIASQEGSEMNIVQQSQDMTNPAAATRTRKKEEKFKTLESRKKSEAGKTEKKAETTEDKSDADLADKYTAGNSEISGQELRGLHDTLSDDSSPEEILSILKDKIKDPALQSLALDYLVQTTSSTRGKLKDALIEARNTHTEQLGRTAIGGKNILFASQEYAEQLNVSPSGLRSLYLEVTGNTHTCDQLLSMLQDRYTYKDMAIVSSFLMKGMSTELKRLGPYVPGAQLQVLMTETRNLQAVLTSYDYFEARVPVLLDSLKAEGIQVPENINFVKVAESFHKVINDKFPTASKIEREVRSLIGDDTESVTGVLNLFFTALRQTSSRLFSSADKRQQLGAMMANALDSVNISNEDYPKASDFPKPYPWS from the coding sequence ATGGCAGCATCAGGAGGCACAGGAGGTTTAGGAGGCACTCAAAACGTCAACCTTGCTGCTGTAGAAGCTGCAGCTGCAAAAGCAGATGCCGCAGAAGTTATAGCCAGTCAAGAAGGCTCTGAGATGAATATAGTCCAGCAATCTCAAGACATGACAAATCCTGCAGCAGCAACACGAACTAGAAAAAAAGAAGAAAAATTCAAAACTTTAGAATCACGAAAAAAAAGTGAAGCAGGCAAGACAGAGAAAAAAGCTGAGACTACGGAAGATAAGTCTGATGCAGATCTTGCTGATAAATATACTGCTGGTAATTCCGAAATTTCTGGTCAAGAACTTCGTGGATTACACGATACTTTAAGTGATGATTCCTCGCCTGAAGAAATTCTTTCTATTCTAAAAGATAAAATCAAAGATCCAGCTCTACAATCCCTAGCTTTGGATTATCTTGTTCAAACGACGTCTTCAACTCGTGGTAAATTAAAAGATGCTCTTATCGAAGCAAGAAATACCCATACAGAACAACTGGGACGAACAGCAATCGGTGGAAAGAATATACTGTTTGCCTCACAAGAGTATGCAGAACAACTTAATGTATCCCCTTCAGGGCTGCGTTCTTTATATTTAGAAGTTACTGGGAATACACATACCTGCGACCAGTTGCTCTCTATGCTTCAAGACCGTTATACATACAAAGATATGGCAATTGTTAGTTCTTTTTTAATGAAAGGAATGTCTACAGAATTAAAAAGACTAGGTCCCTATGTGCCTGGAGCTCAGTTGCAAGTACTCATGACAGAAACTCGCAATTTGCAAGCTGTTCTTACCTCATATGATTATTTCGAAGCTCGAGTCCCTGTTCTATTGGATAGCTTAAAAGCTGAAGGGATTCAAGTCCCCGAAAATATAAATTTTGTTAAGGTTGCTGAGTCTTTTCATAAAGTCATTAATGATAAGTTTCCAACAGCATCTAAGATAGAACGAGAGGTTCGTTCTCTTATAGGAGACGATACTGAATCTGTTACCGGAGTCTTAAACCTATTCTTTACAGCGTTACGTCAAACTTCATCACGTCTGTTCTCGTCAGCAGATAAACGCCAACAGTTGGGAGCTATGATGGCGAATGCTTTAGATTCTGTAAATATAAGTAATGAAGATTACCCTAAAGCCTCCGATTTCCCGAAACCATATCCTTGGTCATGA
- a CDS encoding CesT family type III secretion system chaperone: MQNQFEQLLESLSPLLHTTLAPDKNNSCLIRFIDTQVPIQIEEDGNSGDLAVSTILGLLPENVFRERIFKAALSVNGSFQSNIKGILGYGEVTQQLYLSDIMSMNYLNGEKLFEYLRLFAIHAKIWIESLRTGNLPDLHILGIYYVA; this comes from the coding sequence ATGCAAAACCAATTCGAACAACTATTAGAGTCTTTATCCCCACTATTACATACAACACTTGCTCCAGATAAAAATAATTCGTGCTTGATTCGTTTTATTGATACTCAGGTTCCCATTCAAATAGAAGAAGATGGAAATTCTGGTGATCTTGCAGTATCAACAATTCTTGGTCTACTTCCTGAAAATGTATTCCGTGAGCGGATTTTCAAAGCGGCACTCTCTGTAAATGGTTCTTTTCAATCTAATATTAAAGGTATTCTAGGTTACGGTGAAGTCACTCAACAACTTTACCTTTCAGATATCATGAGTATGAATTACCTTAACGGAGAAAAATTATTCGAATACCTTAGACTCTTTGCTATACATGCTAAGATTTGGATAGAATCTTTACGAACCGGTAATCTTCCTGACCTTCATATTTTAGGTATTTATTACGTCGCGTGA